A DNA window from Brassica napus cultivar Da-Ae chromosome C1, Da-Ae, whole genome shotgun sequence contains the following coding sequences:
- the LOC106350814 gene encoding extradiol ring-cleavage dioxygenase-like: protein MAKEEPARGSGPCELALGRDWVLRHRPEFEAGLTGKACAVLDQTRDWLDEYRGTRGAPPKTISSSSNGDRNGDWSSPPNTVLRNSTIHDFYGFPDPMYKLKYEAPGAIELGKRVKELLMGEGGMKRVDEDKNRGLDHGGWVPLMLMYPEVDIPVCQLSVQSSQSGIYHYNMGKALAPLKDKGVLIIGSGSATHNLRKLDFNITNGSAVPWALAFDHWLRDSLLQGRAAGKQESIRQTAGSCLVRPARFNQRKRQLCATMS, encoded by the exons ATGGCAAAAGAAGAACCTGCCCGCGGGTCGGGCCCGTGTGAACTTGCTTTGGGTCGGGATTGGGTTCTAAGACACAGGCCCGAATTTGAAGCGGGCCTCACGGGTAAGGCTTGTGCGGTATTGGACCAGACGCGGGATTGGCTCGATGAGTACCGCGGGACGCGCGGGGCTCCGCCAAAGACGATCTCTTCCAGTTCGAACGGTGATAGAAATGGTGATTGGTCATCTCCGCCAAACACTGTTCTCCGCAATTCCACCATCCACGACTTCTATGGCTTCCCTGATCCCATGTAcaag CTGAAATATGAAGCACCTGGAGCTATTGAATTGGGGAAGAGGGTAAAAGAATTGTTAATGGGAGAAGGAGGAATGAAACGTGTTGATGAAGATAAAAACAGAGGACTGGATCATGGAGGTTGGGTTCCTCTTATGCTGATGTATCCAGAGGTGGACATACCTGTTTGCCAGCTCTCTGTTCAATCATCTCAAAGTGGGATTTACCATTACAACATGGGCAAAGCATTGGCTCCACTTAAAGACAAAGGTGTTCTTATCATTGGATCAGGAAGTGCCACTCACAACTTGAGGAAGCTTGACTTTAATATAACTAATGGCTCAGCTGTTCCTTGGGCTTTAGCGTTTGATCATTGGCTCAGAGATTCTCTTCTTCAAGGAAG GGCAGCTGGGAAACAGGAGAGCATAAGACAGACTGCTGGATCATGTTTGGTCCGTCCTGCTCGTTTTAACCAAAGAAAAAGACAGTTATGTGCAACAATGTCTTAA